The nucleotide window GCCTTGAGTGACACCACTTCCGATTCAAGATTGAATAACAGAAATCTATACTCATGGCTATGTTCTTTGATATAATTTAGAACCACCACTCCTGTAAGCACAGAAAGTAACCAAGCATTAATAATCATACAATACAAGTGGATAGTCTTTTTTTCTATATTCAAGTTAGTCATTACCAAGCCAAGTTTGCTTAATATTTTTCACTTCCCACTTTTTCCACTGATATCCATCCTGCATCAAAGAGGATTCTCAGATTCGCAACATTCAACTAAACATAATTAACAACAATGCTTGAGAATGGGACTTCCCATACCTGGGTTATCATCAGCTCCTGCATTTTCACTTGACCCTTCTGATTTGTAGTTACCATTCACTGAAGTCAGTGTCCCATTATCATTCAGGATTGCTGAGTCCTTCGCATTTATAATTGGTTCCTGAAACACATCTCCAAAGAGTTTAGAATTTTCTTCACTGGTAGCACTTTCTCCATCATTCAAATGATGCTTAACTTCAGCAGATCCAGAATCAGAAGGTGATTTTCCTTTTGAATCATCCTCCTTGTAATTTCCTCGTAAGGGCCCACTCCCATCAAATTGTCCTGATTTTGATTTAGATGGGGTTTTCTTTTGATGCTCTGATTTTTCACCTCTATTTCCATATTTATCACTGTAGTGATTCTTACCTTCAGGGGACTTTGTCAGTTCAAAATTTCTCTCATCCAAGTTTATATGGAGTGAAGTGCCTCCTTTGTCATGCTTATCTTCTAATGATATTGACCTTGAACGCCTTCTATCATGATGCTTTGATTTCTTATCTCTATTTTCCCCTGATTTATCTTTAGAACGACGCTTCCCTTCAACAGATTTTGACCTACTCCTTTTAGTATCACGATGTTTTgacttttcatttttactttcaTCCTCTCTGACATCAGTTTGATCCCTATTGTCTGTAGATCTTGATCTGGAGTGCCTTTTATCACTATGCCTCAATCTTCTATTTCTGTTTTCATCCAATCTCTCAGGAGAATCATGCCTATCATCCACAGATTTTGACCTCGATCGTTTTTTGTGCCGGGATCTACTTTcatccacttttcttggggatgACCGGCTCCTTCTGTGAGGCTTCTCATCCACAGATAATGACTTGGATCGCCTTCTCTCTCTGCGCTTAGACTTTCCATGCAAGACTTCTTCATTTTTGCTAGAGTGAAGCCTATCATCTGAAGATCTTGACCTTGAGCGCCTTCtgtttcttagttttttttcatCAATCTTTGGAGAAGGCCTACTTCCTCTGCGATGACTTGGAGAGCCAGAATCAACACGTGACTGTTTCCTTCCTCTATGAGGTGAAGTTTCTCTATGACATTTTGGAGAAACAGGTGATTTCCTTGTATAAGGACTTACACTCCTacttctgtttcttcttgaagCAGATGAACGATGATCAAGTGATCTATCTGAATCTCGTCTTCTGTATCTATCTCTATGTTCCCTAATATCTCTATAGGACCGTCTTTCCCTATCATAGCTTGAGTAATGATGGGGCCTCAATGGTGACCTAGAGCGGTGATCCTTAGAATGACGAGCAGGTGAATAAGAGCGAGACCTCCTCCTTCTCCGGTAACTGATAGGAGATCTTGACTTTGACCGAGATCTTCCACGAGGAGGAGAGGATGATCTGCCAaaggaaattaaattttagattagaCAGAGAGCTTTGTACAGAAAAACAGAATATGATAATGActggtagaaaaaaaaattacaacaagaTTTTTCccaatttaattcaaaataaccaCGAATCCATGATAAACGATAGACTTGCCAATTGCCAGGCCACCCACAATATATTTCTTTCTTCCATGTTAGACACCAGTTAATTCTAAgtacaaataatttattcagCCCAATTCTTCTTACCTTTTTTAGCATCTACATGCACATACATAACCCTACCACATCTAGCTAGAAATATAGAAACTTCATATGATTCAAATATTTCAAACTTTCTATGTTGAAACCTATAATAATTCAGGACAGCTGGTTGATTCAGTTAAGTCACGGCGATGGCATCAATTGAAATTCATATACAATTGTACATAACTTCTCTAATGAAAATCTCCCTTTCTAAAGAATCAGCACAAACAAGGAAAGCAGACCGATCAACAAGGAATTCTCCCAAGTATGTTAATTCATACTCTATTATTGCTGCGCCACCCAAATGACCTCCAATACTGCAGGAGGGCACAAGTCCCCATAACTCAGCAACTTTGCAATGCAAGAGTGGGGAGGTTCCTCAACTACAATGTACCTACTATTCCTCATGCACAGTTAGGATAGTTGGTTAAGTGTCGCATCAGTTGCAAGTTTGAACTAATTACAACTGTTCTGTAACAACATAAAAGTATTGTATCTTCTATTATCCCGAACATAATAAGAAATACAGAAACACTTCTCagttttctctctatttttcgCACCATCAGTTCAAACATTATGAGTTCATGTCTCCTACTTCCTATTTAGGACATCCCCGGAACAAAAATCAAACCTGGacttaatttgaaataaaatcagGACAATAAGCATATGTTATCCTCTAAACAATTGACAACAGTAATCAAACCTGGACTTTTGCTTTGTCTCTTTCTCTTCACTTCCAACTCCATCAGGATTCAATTTCTTACTTATTTCTGCAGCTCGGGCTGCTGCTAACTCCGTGGCAGATTTCATGGTTGCAGCCCGGGTAGCAGCCTGCTGTGCAGTCATAGATTGTTGCATAAGCAGTGCTTGCTGGAATTGCATCTGTTGCATTGCAACAGCTTGCTGCATCATCAGAGGAAGAGATGATGAAGCAAGTGAAGAATTCGCAACAGATGGTTTCTGTGGAAGTGATTTTGCCATTTCAACATTTAAAGGGCGCCCCCCAACATCTATGTTGTTTAATGCCAGAGCAGCAGTTGCCTCTTCAGGCTTCGAGTATTCTATATAGGCAAAATGCTTTGAATCTGTGATTGCACATTCAACAACAGTGCCACAGAATCCAAAGAGTTGTTTTAGCTGTTCTACAGTGAGAAGAGGGCTAAGATTGCTAACTTGAAGGGTTTTCTTCAATGCATCATCCTTACTAGCCTTTTCAGGTGAACCTATTGTGGTAGCAAAtacaattagaagaaaaaactaGGACACAgtaaaacacaacaacaaaaaataatgtcaCAATCAAACATAGTGCAAAATTAAGGAGAGAGAGCTTTCATCATATTAGAAATTAGTGCAAAATTAAGGAGAGAGAGCTCTCATCatattagaaatttagaattgtgaaatgaTAAACGTACcactaaaacaaaattaagataaCAGCATACCAGCGGAATCTTTCGCAGACTGAGCTTGCACCTGAGCTGCATGTGCTTGAAGGGCTTGAGCAGCAACTATTGCCTGAGCGGCAGCCATTGCAGCTGCAGAAGGTGCCATAGGAGCTTGGCTAAGTGTTCCCATTGAGGTTGTCGCAGCCAAGGCAGTCATTAACAAATTATGAGGTGGGTGATTCAACTTACAATCAACTTTCGCACAACGCCCATTAAGGTAATCACGACAAACTTCCCCAAGTGAGGCCCCAATTCCAGGCAAAATAGCACCACCAGAAGCTCCAGCAACAACCCCCGGAATCATTCCCAACAATCCAGGGAATGCCCCTGAAACTGACCCAGAGTAATTCGGCATGTTGGGCATAGTTTGATTAACGAGATTTGGAAATGAAGATGCAGGAGCTAAACCCAGCAGCCCTCCAGTACTattacctacaaaacaaatcaaAGCATTGGAAATTGACCACCATGAAGATCATTCAAACCAAAATACAGACATATAGACAGCGACGAGGTTATCAACACAACACCCCGCCTATGCATAGCCAATCTCAAGCCAATGTAATGAGAGAGGGTTGTGTTAAACCTTCGGCGGCCAACACAACACTCGTTGATATTAGATATACTAAACACAGATCACTCACGACAAGTAACCATGGTGTCATTGAACCATGTAGCCAATCTCACTTGGTGGGATAAGGCTTttgttattgtttgttttatcACTACTCATAATTACATCCTAGTCAAACCAACTTATTATCATACATATAAAAGGCAACCAAGTGAAACCAAACCAAGAACAACTCAAAACAACCACATTTGAGGCAAATGCATACACTacattcaaaaaaagaaaaagcaaaaacCATAAAGCATATGTAGTACCTGCTGCACTGAAAAACACAGGAAATGGGCTCCCCATGATAGGCCTCCCATTACACTCAACACTGACCATATAATTCCCTCTCTTAGGCACCACATAAGTCACAGTATAAGTTCCATCCCCCATATCCTTCACCATCCCCTCTTGCTCAGTCCCTCCAACACCCAACCCGGGAGTCACCCTCACCTTTATTTGCGCGCCGCCGCCGGAAACCTTCCTCTCATCGGCGTCCTTAGTCACCACCACAAACGAGGACGGAGCGCACGCGGTTCCTCCGGCGATCCCGGTCCCCGCAGCGGTGCACTTGGCGGGCTCCACGGGGCCAATGGGCTTGTGGGCCAGGTCCTCGTACTCCTCCTCGGAGTCGCTGTCCGATTCAGCAACGCTCCCTCCTCCCTTGTCGTGTTTATTCTCCAAAGCCTTGAAGGTGGCCTCGAACGCCGCCTTCGCCGCCGCGGCCTTCTCCGCCTCGCTCTTCAGCTTCGCCTCCTCCGCCTGCTTCATCCAAATCGGCTTCGCAGCGCCCGAACCGCGATCACCCATCAAACCCTACCTTCGAAAAATTACCACCAATCGCTGATAGATAAATACTAGTAAAACCTAATTTCGGGGAAGGGGGATTTTCGATAAATTAGTGCGAGAACTACcctatttcaataataataatttccaaGATTTGGAAgattaaagagagagagagacagagaaaaGGCGTTGAATTGAATGGATTTTGAGGGCATTGAAATGATTGTTAGGGGGGTTGACGGAAGATGGAGGGTAGATTGGGGAAAGAGAAAAATGGGAGGTGTATTGTACCTGTTCGTTGGTGTGACGGCTAAGTTTGGTGTTGGAGcgttgggcttgggcttgggcttgggcTTCTGAAGTCTGATGGTAGGAGAATCAAGAATGAGTCAGGGAAATGAGATGTATAAGGAACATGCTTTACAGCACGTGTTATAAATAAGACTGATTATATTTTCAGAACCCAAAATTTTAAACACAATGAATAATTCTCTATTatttctatctttcttttcctatcaTACTACATTATCAATCAAATTAATCacttatctttcatttttttcttttctttctcaagttttaaacaactcaagattatccaataaataaataaagtttttttacaAGTGGGAAAATACCGTAAATTAACCTTATGTTACACCTTAAATTGTTGAttgcaaatttaaattataattcatgtgttcatataattcttcttataatttataatttaaattatatttatctagTGTGAATTTATTCATAGaaaacatatcaaataaaaagtcTTCTTATTATGAGTAATGAGAgctacaaatataatataaaccaTTAGATTATATTTGAACGGTTGGAATTAAACAAAAATGCACATGATATTTTTAAAGTAGTTATATGATCACAATCTAATATTTAATCTTCATCATCTACGTATGATTATAAAGTTTAAAACTATAGTTCttacttctcatagtaaaaaaagtttttacttCTTCACAATTGTGACAAAGTCCTTGTGTGTGTTTAATCAAGCATTTGGGATAGAAAAATTCTCTAATGGGTAAAGGACATGGGAAAAGCGTAGGTGCAGTGAAGTTCTTTTGGATAGTTTGAGAAAGTTAGGAATGAGAAGGTGATAAAGCAATTTGAAAATTCACCtgtattaatgattttttaaaatatcttagtCGCTTAATTATGTTTGTCATTGTTTTAGTTTCTCCCATCAAATATCATTGTTTTGTGATAATGTGTGATAAAATATTGTTGATTTGAGATATTTTTTCATAAGGCATTACAATTTTTTTGGGGATGtaaaaccattaaaaaaaaagtttgaagaattgaaaaacataaataaatagagatatctagtaaaaaaaattcaacaaccTCAACACACAGTTTAGTGGCCCATTGAATCATATTTAAAACACAAAATCAACAActaagtaaaaaaattcaacaaccTCACATAAAAAAGTAGAGATATGTagtaaaaatattcaataagtAAAAAACTCAACtcacataaataaatagagacatgtagtaaaaaaattcaacaaccTCAACACACAATTTAGTGGCCCATTGAATCATGTTTAAAACACAAAATCAACAACTCATAATAAGTAAAATCATCAAAAATAAGCAAAATCacaaatcacttaatccatgaaTCAAAACCCTAAGCACCAAAACTAGATAACCCATAATATTTGAACCCTTCGAACCCTGATTCCCTAATTCACTTCTTAAGCAAACACTAAAccattccattttaatttttcgtgCACAAAGCATTTCATTCCATCGGTAACACCATGCATAGAGCGAACATGAGATGATGATGGTGGCAAGATAGTGAGATGACGTGACGGGTTTTAATGTCACAAGAATTTTCAATTAAGTTGTTGATATATGTATTGTGGATTGTTGATTTTGCTTATTGGATCAccttttctatttctttcacttcaaaatttcaaattttcttttaacaGTTTCAGGTTACCAAAAAATTTGCAGCGCCTTAAAATCGCTAAAAAAATATCTTCGACTAATAAATTTTACCACGTATGTCAAACTagtaatttaaatgaaaaatcaagGGTCATCTCATCATTGTTTAATGGTAATATTTGATGGAAGaggctaaaaataataataaacataattgaGAAATTAAGAttgaccaaaaaaattattgaggaactaaaagtgaattttatgaaaatataaaagactaagactaaaaaaaattgagagactaagactagttaaaaaaaattaaaggaataaaaatattttttgtaaacagATGATAGACTAGAggtatagttttaaaaaaaaattacacgtgAATGTCACGTTACTGGACAACAAAGAGCAAAAATGTTAACGTATAAATAGTTCGATCAAAAATTTGATAAGGACTACaagcaaacatttggaaagtttagaaatcaaaaagatattaaaccctatatatgatttatttgaattgaaggtactttataaaaaaaatactcataattaaaatacaatcaaacatataaaataagagATACAGATTGATTCCTATGatattaaaccaaaataagataatatcaaaatgatataaatttatCAACATTTATACATTATCTTAATATACATTagagtttttctattttaaaataagttttataaaatattttttaataaaacaaaataaacaatgtttgatgtagattttattatataagtttGGATGATAAGttttgtaataataaatttatatgttaataatatttattatattttaaattttgctaCTATAAAGTATGTGTTTATATATAAtgcattaataatattatatattacattaataatTGTGTTAAAgtatttgatttatttcttttaactacttttaaatatatttatgtaaaactaataataataattgaaaataagcatatttttatatatgtagtcaaaatttaaaataattcataataataaattttataatcattgaataatctatcttttcttatttttttcagcCTTTCCATTCTATAGCTCGAAAGTTGTATACTCTCATGTTTTCATTAGGCCATCAATAATCAACCTTTTATATTCTATCTAACTTCATCATCCTAATGCACTTCAGACTTaggattatgtattttttagttGTCATTGATTTAGTTTATTTCAGGATCCATAAATTCAACTATGAACCGACTCAATCCAAACATGATCTAAATATCTTATTGTCATGTTTGATTATGTTATGTCTTTATCTAAttatatcttatcatatctaaTTAGTCCTTATGGgaacaattatatattatatttattaaatattaatgttatttatatattatatttaataaatacaacaataaatattatataaggaAATTCCTACggaaaaaaatgt belongs to Glycine soja cultivar W05 chromosome 5, ASM419377v2, whole genome shotgun sequence and includes:
- the LOC114412887 gene encoding serine/arginine repetitive matrix protein 2-like: MGDRGSGAAKPIWMKQAEEAKLKSEAEKAAAAKAAFEATFKALENKHDKGGGSVAESDSDSEEEYEDLAHKPIGPVEPAKCTAAGTGIAGGTACAPSSFVVVTKDADERKVSGGGAQIKVRVTPGLGVGGTEQEGMVKDMGDGTYTVTYVVPKRGNYMVSVECNGRPIMGSPFPVFFSAAGNSTGGLLGLAPASSFPNLVNQTMPNMPNYSGSVSGAFPGLLGMIPGVVAGASGGAILPGIGASLGEVCRDYLNGRCAKVDCKLNHPPHNLLMTALAATTSMGTLSQAPMAPSAAAMAAAQAIVAAQALQAHAAQVQAQSAKDSAGSPEKASKDDALKKTLQVSNLSPLLTVEQLKQLFGFCGTVVECAITDSKHFAYIEYSKPEEATAALALNNIDVGGRPLNVEMAKSLPQKPSVANSSLASSSLPLMMQQAVAMQQMQFQQALLMQQSMTAQQAATRAATMKSATELAAARAAEISKKLNPDGVGSEEKETKQKSRSSSPPRGRSRSKSRSPISYRRRRRSRSYSPARHSKDHRSRSPLRPHHYSSYDRERRSYRDIREHRDRYRRRDSDRSLDHRSSASRRNRSRSVSPYTRKSPVSPKCHRETSPHRGRKQSRVDSGSPSHRRGSRPSPKIDEKKLRNRRRSRSRSSDDRLHSSKNEEVLHGKSKRRERRRSKSLSVDEKPHRRSRSSPRKVDESRSRHKKRSRSKSVDDRHDSPERLDENRNRRLRHSDKRHSRSRSTDNRDQTDVREDESKNEKSKHRDTKRSRSKSVEGKRRSKDKSGENRDKKSKHHDRRRSRSISLEDKHDKGGTSLHINLDERNFELTKSPEGKNHYSDKYGNRGEKSEHQKKTPSKSKSGQFDGSGPLRGNYKEDDSKGKSPSDSGSAEVKHHLNDGESATSEENSKLFGDVFQEPIINAKDSAILNDNGTLTSVNGNYKSEGSSENAGADDNPGWISVEKVGSEKY